The DNA segment gttcaaacacaaacaaTAAAAGAGCTACAAACATGGCAATGGCATTAATGTTAACAGATTAAACTAAAATAACATGTTCGATGTCAACAGTACATTTCTCTTGAAGCAATTTACCCCTCCAatggaaaacaaaaacaaaaatcaaacacacatatatatatattagattttaaCAGTCACAgcttaataacatataataaatagcCTAGAACCGCATACACGAGGTATGCATGCATACGATAATACGATGCTATAAATATACTTCCATCAAATACATTATATGACAGCTTTGCATGTAAATGCAGCAGCAATATAGAAGCACATACATTTTTTTCTTTAGAGAAGCGTTGGAGAGAGATCCATAGGGAAGGGATTGCCCAAAACATTGTCCATATAATAGTGTGGATGGGCAGCATCCATTACCACAAACTGCATATCTTCAGATGGTTTCCAGTGCCTTTTCCTTTGATTAATGAACCAGTTGTTTATCTGCTTCTGATCCAGACCAGTTGACTCTGCCAAGGCGAGCTTTTGGGACTCCTGTTAGAAATTTCGGTTTGGTCAGAGATGGATCAACGGTTAGCAGATAAATTGCAGATTTACAATGAACCATAGGAAAAATATATATTCCCCCAAGACTGCATTGAATGCAAGCAGTGAGTAATATTTTACCAAGGCATGAATTAAGAAGCAAGTAGACTGTTCCTCACAAATAGTAGTATGTGCCGAAGCATGCATTTCGAGTTTGCAAAGTTCTGCAATTTGTACTTACCGACGGGTAAGGCCATTTGTAATGTCGACTCCACCAATCCAGCAACTGTTGCCTGGCTTCCTTAGGCAACTTccctttcttcctcttcttcataAACTCCTGCTTCAGACTGCCTAAATATCCACTGTACTTCCGCAGAAGCTGACCTTTAAGTTCTCGATCTTCTGCAAGGGGATCAATGAAATTGTTGTTCACATCAACATCTTCCTCGGATGATGCATTCCTGTCGACACCCTCTCCACAAGCTGAAAGAGAATGAATTAGTAGgcaatttcaaaaagaaaatgtcTCCTAGTACCGAATCAATGTGTGCATCATGTAAAACACATGTCAAGACCTAAGATGCTTTTGAGTAGACTTCTGTCCATCAGATGTCTCTAAACCGAATTTGGCCATGCTTTCTCTAAAGCTAAGGGCACTTGTTCTCGAGAACCAACACAAAAAGAAGGGAGAATCATATAACTGATCTAATTTCTGTTAAGTCAAACTTCATATCTTGAGACGGGGATCCTTATAAGATTTCAGATGATAGCAATCTGAATACACCCTAAAGTCAAGTTTGACTCACCATAATGCAATGCCTCAATTACTACTTCGGAAAACCAAAGACCATGGTCTCATGGAGTTTCATATTAATGCCTCCTACAATGTTATTATCAGACATTTCATGAGATGAAGCAACCCTAACTTCTAATATgccaagagaaaaaagaaaacaggAAAGAACACCTACCCCAAACCACTAGTAGATGCAATGTATGATGTATCTAAATGCTAATTAAAGAACTTAACCCAAATGCTTGATTAATTTGTAGAAAACCTAAATGACagtctaaaataataaaagcaaatGAACGTGGGTGAACTGAACATACAATCAGGAGCCGGAATTTCATGATGCCAACACGTTGATCATGACAACGGCAGAAATGGTATACCATATACCATGAAGAAaacattaaatcattaaaaaatgaaGTTGTGTATTGAAACCTGAAAATTAGGACCAGAAAATGAACTAGAAACTGCTGAAATTAATTTATAGGAACTAAAGGATGATCCATTTCAATTTCTTGGGGATAATAATTTCTATATAAACTTAGGAATTAAAGGCCTGTTAAGTAcaatatcttataatatatagAAACCAGTATGATTAACTGCCTCAATGGATTAAAAAGCTTCAAATTTAATGAGTTCCATCACTCAAGGCAAGTGCAGCAAGCCTCCGAATATCAAATTCTTTTGAGAAGCGCCACAAAATGGGAATCAAGTCTTCAGCTGACACCTGTCCCTGGCCCTATCCTTGGGCAACCCCTATACCCGACCCGTTAAAATAAGTATCAGTCCCTTGACACTTTGCAAAACCCTTCCAAATGAACCCCAAATCTAGGGTTTTGATTCCCCAAACTAAAGCCTCTAATCCATCTATAGCCCTAGTTTGATCAAAACCTTAAATTCTTCTAAAAACAAGTATTGTTCAATCTCTTTGACAGCATAGACTGCATAGTTATAATTTCAGTCTTCTAAGTACTATAGTACCTTTCCTCACAACATGATGTAGGCTAGCCCTAGCAAGCAGTGCAGCATATATAGTTTCCATTGTTATTCCATTTTCAGAAGACTTAGCAACCAAACTAGGTAGTAGTGTAGTTCGTTGCCCCAGATATTCCTTCACTCTACAATCTTCAACATACCAAACCTAAGTTAACCCGTTGTTGGCCAAAGGTCTTATTTTTCTAGCATAGTTACATAACGAAACAAGACATCTTCCCATGTTTACTAGCATATGTTGACAAAGCTTTCCTTCTAAGGTTGAACTTCGAAAAGGAGGAAAAAAAAGTGTCCCGTATCTAGCAAACGACATGACTTCACAAGGTGTACCAAAAATTTGGAGAACATAATGCatatattgttttgataattaatAAAGCTACATGTCCCAAGATCTATAGACATGCATGTTGGTTTTAAATTTAATATGGTATTAGCACAGTTTACAAAGACAAAGGaaggagggagggagggagggagggagggagagagagagaggttATCACCAGGATTTGGAGAGGAGACGGTGAGGGCTTTGAACTGACACTCGACCCTTTGGAGGAAAAGCATGGCTTCCTTGAAGGGTTTAGTGAGTTCTTGCTCGTATTTAGTCAGCATCTCACAATAAGCTTCCATGAACTGATCTAGTGCAGGATCTTCGCCTATGCAGCCGGTCCTAGTAGGACCCATAGTGGCGGCAGATGCGCATGCTTCCTCTAACCTAGCCACCATTTCAGGTGGCGCTCCTACCTGCTTGGTTTTGTTTCCGTTAGAaagggaatatatatatatcttcatAATTATTAGGGAAAAACTTAAAAACTCATGTCTCCATCTTACGTATTTATTACTCAGGAAGACTTAAATGACCTCTCACtttcaacacaaaaaaaaaaaatattttagatgcAGTCAAACAAAACTAGAGAAACTAGTTTGTGTTAATAGTTGCAAAATGAAGTCCCCTCATAAGCCAAAAATTGTTCAATGGCACAAGCATTAAAGCCTGTTTTCGAAACTAGAGGGATATAGCGATGAGAAAGATTTGGAATGGGGAGCGTTTAATGGGGCAATTGGGTAGCAGGTCCCTAAGTCAAATCAGtatagcttttttttttctatttttgaagtTTTTCACCTTTTGACAATTAACATAGGCAGCTAAGAGACGGTGGTAGTGAGGATGAGCCATAATCTTAGCCTTGACAGAAGAGCTTCCATCGTTGCTCTCCATGAAATAACATCCGGTATTGTTGTTGTTGCTGGTGGTGGTGTTGTGTTGATCGTCTAGAATCATAGAGGATCCACTGCTGCTATTGTGGTTCTGATCTTGATTGTTGGTGGGAGGTTGGGGAAGAAATAAGGAGCTTGAGCCAGAATtaggatgatgatgatgttgttgATGTTGATGTTGAGGATGAAGATGAGAAGTCATGGGATGATGCATCATCGTCATGGGACACAGTCCATTACTATTGTGTCCAAAAGCCATCATGCAAGAAGTGCTACTGGAACCACCTTCCATTATCTCTCACTATCTTATCTTTCTTTTCGTTTCCACCTCTAGTTTGTTCCCTCAAGGGCTTTGCTATATAATAACACAACCCATTTTCTCTCTCTTCTCTTTCCTACGCAATCTATTTTTTTGCCCTAAAGATTGTTAATATCTCTACAACTCTCCCAAGATTTATGCTACAAACAACAGGCTTTTCATAGGAACTCCTAAATAGTGATAGCAGCAGCAGCAGGAGGTAGTGGAGTTTGAGAAAAATGTGGGATTTTACTCTCTGGGGCTAACCTGGCAAAGCCTGCTCAGATTTCCTTTGGAAAATGGGAGTTTGTTTGTTGATCTTCCTAGTCATTAGCAGAGAGCATTAATTCTCACTTTCTACTACAAAATCCTCTCTGTCTCTCGAGCTTCTTTTGCACTTgtttggaagaaaagaaaaacagaaaaaagGAAGGGGAAGGGGGTTTGGTGTGTTTGCAGAACGCACGCGGGCTATGCAGAAAGAAAATAAGGCATTGAAAGAACTTCAAATCTCATGGCTCTACTATTAAGCAGGTGTGGGGGAAATAGTGGGGGTGTGTTTGAGGCAGTACTGGTGGCTGACTGCCTGTGGCTGGGGATATGCAAAGCTTTACCTTCCCGATGAAAACTCTCCCCTCTTTTCTTGCACCGCTAACTGATGCACTGCCATTTTACTGGCAAACTACAAAGAGAAAAAAACAGATAAGTGAGGGAGATTAGACGTTTATAATTTGTTATCTTATCGTTTACTCCATATATTACAAAAAGGAAAccgataaataataataatacaacaatagaGGGATGAAACGATCAAATCGAGGAAGACTATAAGGCAAACTAGTGGGAAAAGGTTTTTATGGGCCACGAAATCATCAATTCATTAAACTcctcttctccttctccttcttcaactttcttttattttatgtaaatgttGTGTTATGTAGTGTACGTACTCTTTTcagttttacttttttatttttttaacaattttattatagattctattattatttttaatttataaataagaaaataatacgttttaatatttaaactcatgttttttttagttacaCTAATTATACAAATTGAGTTAAGATTCAATCGactaaattcaaatattataaaaagtaTGAAATGATATTTAATTTAAGGAAATTTATATCTATTATGGTAATGTAATATTCTATAATTGCATTCAACTATCTGGATTTTGAAAAATTATCTTAAGTAGGTACATTCACATTTCCAACTATCTTTTGGTAATATACGTGTTAATTTCAGTATTTCATATTTCTCATGTAATGTAAAATTATTAGGATGCATTTGATTCAAAGATAACATTTTAtcctataattttatatttcaaaatgatATTACAGTGTTTAAAATGTCAACATTCCAACATCCCGTAATTTTATATTCTTAAAGAATGTCAAAATATCATAATAtaagaataatattaatatcacTTATTATTAGGTTAACTCAGATTATAAACGTAATCTTAAATTTTGAACAAATTTActctgttttattattttaatcaatttcctctttttttttaaataaaattgaagtctaattaaaaaaaactctcaTTCTCCTAACGGTGAAACAATATGAAGATGCCATATTTTAaagttataattattatatttaatttaatgatttttttatcaatatcttaattatgattatgattaaaATTTATAAGTATGATTTACAAATTATGAGCGGTGAAGCAATAActtttcatgaattattataataattataataaaaataaaaattacaataatttaTCACAATTTTATGAAAGTTGAAAGTTAAAAAATCGAATgaattaaacttttcaaaaagaataaattttataataataattaataaaatatgcttTTAGATGATTTTACATTCTATTAATCAAACACTAAAATATTTCATTCTAGCTAAATGAATCCAATAAAGTAATATAAAATATCCAACATTTCATCTGTAATCTTACATCCCcttaattttattatcaaaaatcTTATATTTGACTAACTAGATGCACCCTTAAGgtattattgattttattacaatttttttttataattttggtttattatatcttaatttttcatttaatcaaacaTAACCTTAGCGTTTGATTAATAaatcattgatttttttatatgtgtttgGTTATCGTAATAAATTTTCACTTAATtcagtttgttttttttaaagtgttgaaaaaaataaatagatatttatcacttaatattaaaaaataagttgattttatttttaaaaacaatattcaAAATCAAATTTCTATTTACTTTTGTTAATAAAACGAAATGttcaatttattatatataatttttatccaaaactcccaaaataatattaataatattaaactaagaAATAAGTAACTTTCAATAAAAAAGTAagatttattattatcaaatgatataattatttttagtatttaatttttactaacataacaagcaatttTATAATGTAAATTCAACAGTTATAAAATATTGTACTATAAATTTCGTACTTTAATTTTCAACGCTTAACTTTACTTTAATTTTCAATGCTTAActttttagtttatcaaacaacACCTTTGTTATCTTTTTTATCAAATGAATTAGATTCAATTATATTAATACTTATCGTGGCTACCTACCGTTGTTGTTTATTGAATATCAAAGTGGCAAATGGAAGTGCTTGATTGCAACTGTCATTATGGCTTGACAACGCCAAAAACTatgcaaacaaaaacaaaaaatgccAAGACTTTGTTTACATAGTTAGGTTTTCCTATGTCTGTGAAGATTAACTCCATGAGTAATTTTACTATCTTTAATTCACAGTACAACAAGTGAATCACACTCTATTACTTCCCAAGTATAGAAATCTCACATTTGTACCTAAATGCTAGAACACTCACCTCCAAATCATCGCATTAGAATTTGGGTAGTAAACACACAAGTTTTACAAAACAGTTTGCACTGTCACAAAAAAAGCTCCTCAATGAACGAATACAAATGCTCTCAGTATGCTCTCATACATAACCTAGACAAACCTCCAAGAATATATCAATTTCGACTtgataatatagaatttaaatgaATACGAAGCAACTCTTGGAAAATAGCTATTACAATATAAACAATTAAAAGCACAATCTGTCGAAGATATGATCTCTTAAAATCAGCAGCACAATCTCGATTAAATCTCCTTAAAGCAAGGGCTATCTTGATTCATTCGAATCCAATCCAATCTAATCTTTAATAGTCGCAAATTGGTTTTTATAGATACcataacattttcataatatcAACACATTAACTAATCCAAAGATTTTACTTTATTAAATTGCCAACTCAAATATGACAAGTAACTTCACTGCCTCAGTGGTTGTTTGCAATGGGCATTTTCAAGTGCCACTTAACGCATTCAACACAACTTATCTTAACATTGATATCTTTGGATTAGATCGACTCGATTTACACAAAACTTTACCTAATACTTCTACTTTTAATAGGTATTACGTCATATTGGAATTAATAATATGTATACTTATcacaattttttatttcaaaaatacaattattttaaaaaataaattctaatatatattttgagaaatatatgttattttgttaattttattgtaaatttcaaaaattcatcTACAGGGAAAGAAATAATTTGCATTCTAATAACGTttgaaattatttcaaattttctatttatacatgctaaaaataaattttatgaaaagaaCAATTTAGGTAcgaaaaatatattcaaaaatcTACTTACCCGTCGTCCGATTCATTTACCTTTTAGGGTTTAATTTTctaatgaattttaaattaaaaaacaactttaccatttattaattaattattatatttatttttaatttttaatctttatatccaatcatttttaattaaaataataaaaatctaatacctataaaaaatgtattaattattattaatttatgttataaattacaCCATATTCTAATATTATCATATGTTAAACataatgtattttgaaattaatatatgtaaatatttttttaatgttatatgtACAGTCACAATTACAATTATAAAGAACTACATCCAAATAactataatcaaatttaatcattataaagTATGGCCAAACTGATAACTAACATATGACTTATACCTGAATAAAACTATACAAAGTCCACATATAGTgaaatataaatcataataaatataaacTAAGAACTTGCCTATGATTTACATAGAGTGAGACATGAACATGAGATCTTAGGGCCTTAATCTTACTATTAAGTTAAGGTTTAATTaattgtaagttattatgtaaaaattgttattaatgatgattatattttgtttttatctttttttaatattttgtttatttttaataatttattatgaaaatacatgttaaaattttaatttttaattatttataatattaacttTGAGatgaattttttctttattttttttaattttatgttctaatcaaattattttttgatcagaatcttttaattaatgatgtttaattaattttaaataaaaaattaattaattcatctcaattttaatatataaatgaattaaatgtaaattttaaaacatatataattatttataaaataatttaaatatatttaattttataccaCTTCAATATgtaaacaattttttattatcttgtaaaaataggaaaataaataaactaaatagaAAACATGGATAAATAACAATAagggtatatatatttattttaaaaattccgTAGTAAATAGATCTCAAAGGATTTATAGGATTTTCTTCAAATGTGAAGAGGGATAAGTGGACATTCTTGCAACAAAATCTTACATTTCAACCAAATAAATCATAAAAGATAATATAACATACTTAGTAGTATGTTGAGTAGTATTACGTTCCCTATGTTGAATCGTATTACGTTCCCGCAATCTTATCATATTAC comes from the Gossypium hirsutum isolate 1008001.06 chromosome A06, Gossypium_hirsutum_v2.1, whole genome shotgun sequence genome and includes:
- the LOC107962021 gene encoding homeobox protein SBH1, which produces MEGGSSSTSCMMAFGHNSNGLCPMTMMHHPMTSHLHPQHQHQQHHHHPNSGSSSLFLPQPPTNNQDQNHNSSSGSSMILDDQHNTTTSNNNNTGCYFMESNDGSSSVKAKIMAHPHYHRLLAAYVNCQKVGAPPEMVARLEEACASAATMGPTRTGCIGEDPALDQFMEAYCEMLTKYEQELTKPFKEAMLFLQRVECQFKALTVSSPNPACGEGVDRNASSEEDVDVNNNFIDPLAEDRELKGQLLRKYSGYLGSLKQEFMKKRKKGKLPKEARQQLLDWWSRHYKWPYPSESQKLALAESTGLDQKQINNWFINQRKRHWKPSEDMQFVVMDAAHPHYYMDNVLGNPFPMDLSPTLL